In Streptomyces sp. NBC_01707, a genomic segment contains:
- a CDS encoding cell wall protein, translating to MTVRHDRADGMRRRRFLTNAALGGATIIGATALGGLDAEAAFAAEPSLDPAIAKSTFVEGRITGITGSILEVAGSDGGHSRVQMTNVTSVWKVRATTAEVIEVGDGLYARGVKMPDGTVAADAVWVNIVNLDTQIRGIAKNRLHLAHGQHELVGHVAPDASASYAGRALTSDLSRLRIGQSAQVLGAWRPSDNSVDVVRISVGH from the coding sequence ATGACCGTACGACACGACCGGGCCGACGGGATGCGCCGCCGGCGCTTCCTCACCAATGCCGCCCTCGGCGGCGCGACCATCATCGGCGCGACCGCGCTCGGCGGCCTCGACGCCGAGGCCGCCTTCGCCGCGGAACCCTCGCTCGACCCCGCGATAGCCAAGTCCACCTTCGTGGAAGGCCGCATCACGGGCATCACCGGCAGCATCCTGGAGGTGGCCGGATCCGACGGCGGCCACTCCCGGGTGCAGATGACCAACGTCACCAGCGTGTGGAAGGTGCGCGCCACCACAGCCGAAGTGATCGAGGTCGGCGACGGGCTCTACGCACGCGGCGTCAAGATGCCGGACGGCACCGTGGCCGCCGACGCGGTGTGGGTGAACATCGTGAATCTGGACACGCAGATCCGCGGCATCGCGAAGAACCGGCTGCACCTGGCCCACGGGCAGCACGAACTGGTCGGCCACGTCGCCCCGGACGCCAGCGCCTCGTACGCGGGCCGCGCACTGACGTCCGACCTGTCCCGGCTGCGCATCGGGCAGAGCGCCCAGGTGCTCGGTGCCTGGCGGCCGTCCGACAACTCCGTGGACGTCGTCCGTATCTCCGTCGGGCACTGA
- a CDS encoding septal ring lytic transglycosylase RlpA family protein — protein sequence MYLSLPRRGNTMACGSTSLWAGETSWFCCGNAWGPCSSAGGGACGNCQSSAHHGAWPNASQACWNITRPDLCGENIPRRGCGAVMNVKHQCSGATVCITITDCGPRTKDWCGEATCCNGTCRTNRVLDLTPAAFSAIGNLSSGKLPVYIYE from the coding sequence ATGTACTTGTCACTTCCTAGGAGGGGCAACACGATGGCTTGCGGATCAACCAGCCTGTGGGCCGGTGAAACCAGCTGGTTCTGCTGCGGCAACGCCTGGGGGCCATGCTCCAGTGCCGGCGGCGGCGCCTGCGGCAACTGTCAGTCCAGCGCACACCACGGCGCGTGGCCCAACGCCTCACAGGCGTGCTGGAACATCACCCGGCCCGACCTCTGCGGCGAGAACATCCCCAGACGCGGCTGCGGCGCGGTGATGAACGTCAAACACCAGTGCTCGGGCGCGACGGTGTGCATCACGATCACCGACTGCGGCCCGCGCACCAAGGACTGGTGCGGCGAGGCGACTTGCTGCAACGGCACCTGTCGCACCAACCGCGTCCTCGACCTGACGCCGGCCGCCTTCTCGGCGATCGGCAACCTGAGCTCGGGCAAGCTGCCGGTCTACATCTACGAGTGA
- a CDS encoding RtcB family protein: MDIALVEKGPYRFRIEQREPMRVPGLVFASRALLPQAAGDKALEQVANVATLPGIVRASFAMPDVHWGYGFPIGGVAATDISHGGVISPGGVGFDISCGVRLLAADIDHEALGHDRLLRLMDILDGTIPRGMGRGGLWKLSGAGEIDELLVGGARYAVEHGHGVPRDLARCEDYGVLDGAAPGQVSRRAVERGLHQVGSLGSGNHFLEVQAVDQIFDSAASAAFGLRVGQVCVMIHCGSRGLGHQVCTDHVRLMDQELHRHHIQVPDRQLACTPVESPRGHAYLGAMAAAANYGRANRQLLSEAARHAFATAAGVGLELVYDISHNTAKLETHEVDGVARPLCVHRKGATRALPPGDPSLPDDLVGAGQPVLVPGTMGTASYVMVGLPGNEAFHSACHGAGRVWSRHHALRMVRGEQLRGELEARGIAVRPSSWRGLAEEAPEAYKDVDAVTAVTEGAGLARLVARLVPLGVVKG, from the coding sequence GTGGACATCGCACTGGTGGAGAAGGGTCCGTACCGCTTCCGTATCGAGCAGCGGGAACCGATGCGGGTACCCGGGCTGGTGTTCGCCTCGCGGGCGCTGCTGCCACAGGCGGCCGGGGACAAGGCGCTGGAGCAGGTGGCGAACGTGGCGACGCTGCCCGGCATCGTCCGCGCCTCCTTCGCCATGCCCGACGTCCACTGGGGCTACGGCTTCCCGATCGGCGGGGTGGCCGCCACCGACATCTCCCACGGCGGGGTGATCTCGCCCGGCGGCGTCGGGTTCGACATCTCCTGCGGCGTGCGACTGCTGGCCGCCGACATCGACCATGAGGCGCTCGGCCACGACCGGCTGCTGCGGCTGATGGACATCCTCGACGGCACCATCCCGCGCGGCATGGGGCGCGGCGGCCTGTGGAAGCTCTCGGGCGCCGGGGAGATCGACGAGCTGCTGGTCGGCGGTGCCCGGTACGCGGTCGAGCACGGGCACGGTGTGCCGCGCGACCTCGCGCGCTGCGAGGACTACGGCGTCCTGGACGGCGCGGCCCCGGGGCAGGTGAGCAGGCGCGCCGTCGAACGCGGCCTCCACCAGGTGGGAAGCCTCGGATCGGGCAACCATTTCCTGGAGGTCCAGGCCGTCGACCAGATCTTCGACTCGGCGGCATCGGCGGCCTTCGGGCTGCGGGTGGGCCAGGTGTGCGTCATGATCCACTGCGGCTCGCGCGGACTGGGGCACCAGGTGTGCACCGACCACGTCCGCTTGATGGACCAGGAACTGCACCGGCACCACATCCAGGTTCCGGACCGGCAGCTGGCCTGCACACCGGTCGAGTCGCCGCGGGGCCACGCCTACCTGGGGGCGATGGCGGCAGCAGCCAACTACGGCCGGGCCAACCGCCAGCTGCTGTCCGAAGCCGCCCGCCACGCCTTCGCGACGGCTGCGGGAGTCGGTCTGGAGCTGGTCTACGACATCTCGCACAACACGGCCAAACTCGAGACCCACGAAGTGGACGGTGTGGCACGTCCACTGTGCGTCCACCGCAAAGGCGCGACGCGGGCGCTGCCGCCCGGCGACCCGAGCCTGCCCGATGACCTCGTCGGGGCGGGTCAGCCGGTACTGGTCCCCGGGACGATGGGCACCGCCTCGTACGTGATGGTCGGCCTGCCCGGCAACGAGGCCTTCCACTCCGCCTGCCACGGTGCCGGCCGGGTCTGGAGCCGCCATCACGCGCTGCGCATGGTCCGCGGGGAGCAGCTTCGCGGCGAGCTGGAGGCCCGGGGCATCGCTGTACGCCCCTCCTCGTGGCGTGGTCTCGCCGAGGAGGCGCCGGAAGCCTACAAGGACGTCGACGCGGTCACGGCGGTCACCGAGGGCGCCGGACTCGCCCGGCTGGTCGCGCGCCTGGTGCCGCTGGGTGTCGTCAAGGGGTGA
- a CDS encoding CapA family protein yields MALTVALAGDTMLGRGVAEELRRSPTPGTLVSAGVREAIGEADLFVLNLECCVSDRGHRWPDPQKAFFFRAPSAAAKVLAELGVNCVTLANNHALDYGFDAMADTRTLLAGAGVHAVGAGADAHAAREFAVLEAGGVRLAVVGVTDHPQEYAAGADGPGAAWADLHARVPDWLTESVGRAAAAADVVLVTPHWGPNMTSRPPRHVSAAAPELLAAGATLVAGHSAHVFHGIADRILYDMGDFVDDYAVDPVLRNDLGLLFLVTLDGPDPAHLVPARVEAVPLTLDYCHTRLARGEDREWVRERLTTACAEFGTAVVDRTGRLTVDWR; encoded by the coding sequence ATGGCGCTCACGGTGGCACTGGCCGGCGACACCATGCTCGGGCGCGGCGTCGCCGAGGAACTGCGCCGCTCGCCGACGCCGGGGACGCTGGTCTCCGCGGGGGTCAGGGAGGCGATCGGGGAGGCGGACCTGTTCGTGCTCAACCTGGAGTGCTGCGTCTCCGACCGAGGGCACCGCTGGCCCGACCCGCAGAAGGCCTTCTTCTTCCGCGCCCCCTCCGCCGCCGCGAAGGTGCTGGCCGAGCTGGGCGTGAACTGTGTGACGCTTGCCAACAACCATGCTCTGGACTACGGGTTCGACGCGATGGCCGACACCCGCACCCTGCTGGCCGGGGCGGGCGTGCACGCCGTCGGCGCCGGGGCGGACGCACACGCGGCCCGGGAGTTCGCGGTGCTGGAGGCGGGCGGTGTGCGGCTTGCGGTGGTGGGCGTCACGGACCACCCGCAGGAGTACGCGGCCGGGGCGGACGGTCCCGGTGCGGCCTGGGCCGATCTCCACGCGCGGGTGCCCGACTGGCTGACGGAGTCGGTGGGCCGGGCCGCCGCGGCCGCGGATGTCGTGCTGGTCACTCCGCACTGGGGGCCCAACATGACCTCGCGGCCGCCGCGTCACGTCTCGGCCGCCGCCCCGGAGCTGCTGGCGGCGGGAGCGACGCTGGTCGCCGGGCACTCCGCCCATGTGTTCCACGGGATCGCCGACCGGATCCTGTACGACATGGGCGACTTCGTCGACGACTACGCCGTGGACCCGGTCCTCCGCAACGACCTGGGGCTCCTCTTCCTGGTGACCCTGGACGGCCCGGATCCCGCGCACCTGGTTCCCGCCCGGGTGGAGGCGGTGCCGCTGACCCTGGACTACTGCCACACCCGTCTGGCGCGCGGCGAGGACCGGGAGTGGGTCCGCGAGCGGCTCACCACCGCCTGCGCCGAGTTCGGCACCGCCGTCGTCGATCGGACCGGTCGGCTGACGGTCGACTGGAGGTGA
- a CDS encoding archease produces the protein MPHTADMRVEAWSPTAEGCIAEAVRAVVEGFADTTGATVVGERAYVVTAESDVDLLVSVLEEVVYRMDADGEIPLDVEVGAIGSAGAGRGLSVRFRMADTGTAVPVGAVPKAVSLHDLHLRGGPGGWTCRVTLDV, from the coding sequence GTGCCCCACACCGCGGACATGCGGGTGGAGGCGTGGTCACCGACGGCCGAGGGGTGCATCGCCGAGGCAGTGCGCGCCGTGGTGGAGGGCTTCGCCGACACGACCGGGGCCACGGTTGTCGGTGAACGCGCATACGTGGTCACGGCGGAGTCCGACGTGGATCTGCTGGTGTCCGTCCTGGAGGAGGTCGTCTACCGGATGGATGCCGACGGCGAGATCCCGCTCGATGTGGAGGTCGGGGCCATCGGGTCGGCGGGGGCCGGCCGGGGCCTGTCGGTCCGCTTCCGGATGGCCGACACCGGCACCGCCGTGCCCGTCGGCGCGGTGCCGAAGGCCGTTTCGCTGCACGACCTGCACCTGCGCGGCGGCCCCGGCGGCTGGACCTGCCGGGTGACCCTCGACGTCTGA
- a CDS encoding LLM class F420-dependent oxidoreductase has protein sequence MPVSLGLGLPQMKQYDIGRDVATVARAAEDTGYESLWVFERVLFPEPATQGLYGVPGLPWPDEYRSVADPLVTLTLAAAATGRARLGTSVLIAPLHVPFQLARSLASLDVASGGRVVAGLGTGWSLDEYAAASVAPFEKRGAVLDELLDVCAAVWGPDPVSYRGELTTIAPAEVGPKPVRPVPVYLPANSPRSTRRLVDRADGWMPVAMGATTLAEQWRKVQDMAAERGRDRPIGVCVRANARYSAKPFEGADRQPFRGSVAQIVEDLVAHAATGVPEILLDFQAATRDAAELVDVAAEVYQAARAAGV, from the coding sequence ATGCCGGTCTCGCTGGGTCTCGGTCTTCCGCAGATGAAGCAGTACGACATCGGCCGCGACGTGGCCACGGTGGCGCGCGCGGCGGAGGACACCGGGTACGAGAGTCTGTGGGTCTTCGAGCGCGTGCTCTTTCCCGAGCCGGCCACCCAGGGGCTGTACGGCGTACCGGGGCTGCCATGGCCCGATGAGTACCGCAGCGTCGCCGATCCGCTGGTCACCCTCACCTTGGCCGCCGCGGCCACCGGCCGGGCCAGGCTCGGCACCAGCGTCCTGATCGCCCCGCTCCACGTACCGTTCCAGCTGGCCCGTTCGCTCGCCTCGCTCGACGTCGCGAGCGGTGGCCGGGTGGTCGCGGGCCTCGGAACCGGCTGGTCACTCGACGAGTACGCGGCCGCCTCGGTCGCCCCCTTCGAGAAGCGCGGCGCGGTCCTGGACGAACTGCTGGACGTCTGTGCGGCCGTCTGGGGCCCGGACCCGGTCTCGTACCGGGGCGAGCTGACCACCATCGCACCGGCCGAGGTCGGCCCCAAGCCCGTTCGCCCTGTCCCGGTCTATCTGCCGGCCAACAGCCCGCGCTCCACCCGCCGCCTGGTGGACCGGGCGGACGGCTGGATGCCCGTCGCCATGGGTGCCACGACACTGGCCGAACAGTGGCGGAAGGTGCAGGACATGGCTGCCGAGCGCGGCAGGGACCGGCCGATCGGCGTGTGCGTCCGCGCCAACGCGAGGTACAGCGCCAAGCCGTTCGAGGGCGCGGACCGGCAGCCCTTCCGGGGCAGCGTGGCCCAGATCGTCGAGGACCTGGTGGCGCACGCCGCGACGGGCGTACCCGAGATCCTGCTGGACTTCCAGGCGGCGACGCGTGACGCCGCCGAACTCGTCGACGTGGCGGCCGAGGTGTATCAGGCGGCCCGAGCGGCGGGCGTCTGA
- a CDS encoding winged helix DNA-binding domain-containing protein, with protein sequence MGITARELNRSTLARQLLLQRETLGVADAVRRVVALQAQQAASPYLALWNRLTGFDAADLDAAFAGHDVVKSTLMRITLHAVHIDDFRAFHEAVQPSLRAARLGDRFTVSGLTAEDADALVPELLAFADRPRTAAEFAAWLTQRLGSPPKPGAWWGLRQYTPLLHAPTTPPWSFGTRPSYVAPPIRPARADQEVSAASLRTLVLRYLEGFGPASVADVAQFALVQRARARTALQALAGDGGVERLAGPNGEELFDTPGASRPDEDTPAPPRLMAMWDSVLLAYSDRSRVIPPDYRTLVIRRNGDVLPTLLVDGYVAGIWRPAVGGVEVTAFHHLPDDVWEQLAAEARSLTSFLADREPEVYRRYDHWWSKLPSAEARLLPGE encoded by the coding sequence ATGGGAATCACGGCGCGAGAGCTCAACCGCTCCACGCTCGCCCGGCAGCTGCTGTTGCAGCGGGAGACGCTCGGCGTCGCGGATGCGGTACGGCGCGTCGTCGCACTGCAGGCGCAGCAGGCGGCATCGCCCTACCTCGCGCTGTGGAACCGGCTCACCGGCTTCGACGCGGCCGACCTCGATGCCGCCTTCGCCGGCCATGATGTCGTCAAGTCGACTCTCATGCGGATCACGTTGCACGCCGTCCACATCGACGACTTCCGGGCCTTTCACGAGGCCGTGCAGCCGTCGCTGCGTGCCGCCAGGCTGGGTGACCGCTTCACGGTGTCCGGGCTGACCGCCGAGGACGCCGACGCACTGGTTCCGGAGCTGCTTGCGTTCGCCGACCGGCCGCGCACGGCTGCGGAGTTCGCGGCTTGGCTCACGCAGCGGCTGGGCTCGCCTCCGAAGCCCGGCGCGTGGTGGGGGCTGCGGCAGTACACGCCGCTGCTGCACGCACCCACCACGCCACCGTGGTCGTTCGGCACCCGTCCGTCGTACGTCGCTCCCCCGATCCGGCCCGCGCGAGCGGACCAGGAGGTGTCCGCCGCGTCCCTGCGGACGCTCGTCCTGCGCTATCTCGAGGGGTTCGGGCCGGCATCGGTGGCGGACGTGGCACAGTTCGCGCTGGTCCAGCGGGCCAGAGCCAGGACGGCCTTGCAGGCTCTCGCCGGTGACGGTGGCGTCGAGCGGCTGGCCGGGCCGAACGGTGAGGAGCTGTTCGACACCCCGGGCGCATCGCGTCCGGACGAGGACACGCCTGCACCGCCCCGGCTGATGGCCATGTGGGACAGCGTCCTGCTGGCCTACTCCGACCGCAGCCGCGTCATCCCCCCGGACTACCGCACGCTCGTCATCCGCAGGAACGGCGACGTGCTGCCGACCCTGCTGGTCGACGGGTACGTCGCCGGCATCTGGCGTCCGGCCGTGGGAGGCGTCGAGGTGACCGCGTTCCACCACCTGCCGGATGACGTCTGGGAGCAACTGGCCGCCGAGGCAAGGTCACTGACGTCCTTCCTCGCCGACCGCGAACCGGAGGTCTATCGCCGTTACGACCACTGGTGGAGCAAGCTGCCGAGCGCCGAGGCTCGACTGCTCCCGGGGGAATGA